In the Malassezia vespertilionis chromosome 1, complete sequence genome, one interval contains:
- the ERG4 gene encoding Delta(24(24(1)))-sterol reductase (TransMembrane:7 (o74-97i132-153o173-193i205-226o284-302i323-347o353-375i); COG:I; COG:T; EggNog:ENOG503NUCD), translating into MLEEAFAGKNMNQTETKSYRHGYCKPDMSDKQIIGGGKVNALVHYTPGITITETGQVSDKKMDMHHEYEFGGPWGVTAMITLFPMLMYYLWICLWFYNGQLVHPTSFADIGPFMQRMLSHVYKDAYPTKRAFVGYGGLMVLEFTLAYFLPGYMQEGLPVPSLGYKTLTYKCNATWSLYLTLIIVAGLHVSGVFRITEIMDHFGEYMTVSMIAGFGVSFVTYFHAVLANATHRMSGNVVYDFFMGAELNPRIGPVDLKMWAEVRIPWVLLFLISVSGACQQYDQYGYVTPNMLFMVLATGLYINACAKGEECIPQTWDMFYEKWGFMVIFWNFAGVPFTYCYSIVYMARNPPEYYHFSAATYLFMYSLLMFAHFVFDTSMAQKSRFRMQLQGTLKVRWAFPQWPWSTLTDPRYLQTEHGNALLLDGWWQFLRKPNYTADWTQSLLWGAIAGTHSVIPYYYSMFFLAVLAHRCGRDFERCARKYGKDWDKYCEIVPYRFIPFVY; encoded by the exons ATGCT CGAAGAAGCTTTTGCTGGAAAAAATATGAATCAGACGGAGACTAAGTCGTATCGTCACGGCTATTGCAAGCCAGACATGTCTGACAAACAAATTATCGGTGGTGGAAAAGTGAATGCATTGGTGCACTACACGCCTGGCATAACGATTACAGAGACTGGGCAAGTGTCGGACAAAAAGATGGATATGCATCATGAGTACGAGTTTGGTGGGCCTTGGGGTGTCACTGCGATGATCACGCTTTTCCCGATGCTAATGTACTACCTTTGGATTTGCCTCTGGTTCTATAATGGTCAACTTGTGCATCCTACGAGTTTCGCCGATATTGGACCATTtatgcagcgcatgctgtCGCATGTGTATAAAGATGCGTATCccacaaagcgcgcgttCGTTGGCTACGGCGGGTTGATGGTCCTTGAATTCACCTTGGCCTACTTTTTGCCGGGCTATATGCAAGAAGGTCTTCCAGTTCCCTCGCTAGGGTATAAGACGCTTACATACAAATGCAATGCTACCTGGAGCTTGTACCTGACTTTAATAATTGTTGCTGGGTTGCATGTTAGTGGTGTTTTCCGCATCACAGAGATTATGGATCACTTTGGCGAGTACATGACTGTGAGTATGATTGCAGGCTTTGGGGTTAGCTTTGTCACATATTTTCACGCCGTTCTGGCCAATGCAACGCACCGCATGAGTGGAAATGTGGTTTATGACTTCTTTATGGGTGCGGAGCTAAACCCGCGCATTGGCCCTGTCGATCTCAAAATGTGGGCAGAAGTGCGTATTCCTTGGGTACTCCTTTTCCTCATCAGTGTGAGTGGCGCATGTCAACAGTATGATCAATATGGCTACGTTACACCCAACATGCTGTTCATGGTCCTTGCTACGGGTCTGTACATTAATGCGTGCGCCAAAGGCGAAGAATGCATTCCGCAGACATGGGATATGTTTTACGAAAAATGGGGCTTTATGGTGATTTTCTGGAACTTTGCCGGCGTACCGTTCACGTACTGCTACAGCATCGTGTACATGGCCAGGAATCCACCTGAGTACTATCACTTTTCTGCTGCAACCTACCTTTTCATGTACTCTTTGCTCATGTTTGCACACTTTGTGTTCGACACGTCCATGGCGCAAAAGTCGCGTTTCCGCATGCAATTGCAAGGCACGCTCAAGGTTCGTTGGGCATTCCCGCAGTGGCCCTGGAGCACGCTTACGGATCCCCGGTACCTCCAGACTGAGCACGGCAATGCACTGCTCCTTGACGGATGGTGGCAGTTCCTTCGCAAGCCAAATTACACCGCAGACTGGACACAGTCGCTCTTATGGGGGGCTATTGCCGGTACACATTCTGTTATTCCTTATTACTACTCAATGTTTTTCCTTGCAGTCCTTGCACATCGCTGTGGTCGTGACTTTGAACGATGTGCTCGCAAGTATGGCAAGGACTGGGACAAGTACTGCGAGATTGTGCCGTACCGCTTTATTCCGTTTGTGTATTAG
- the MNP1 gene encoding 54S ribosomal protein L12, mitochondrial (COG:J; BUSCO:EOG09265HPJ; EggNog:ENOG503P1TG) yields MTFASIVSRRTALALRRQAAPARTFAYSACVLQEAPKAALPNITAIVDSIEKLTLLEASELVQELKTRLNITDIAMPSAAPAAPAPAADAEDAAEEKPKEKTLFTIKFTGLGVDTAKAKVIKEIKAINSTMNLVEAKKFVESAPQTLKENATKEDAEKIKAAIEAAGGKVELA; encoded by the exons ATGACATTTGCCAGTATCGTTTCTCGCCGTACGGCACTCGCACTCAGGCGCCAGGCGGCCCCCGCTCGGACATTTGCCTACAGTGCCTGTGTGCTTCAAGAAGCGCCGAAAGCTGCATTGCCCAATATTACAGCGATTGTAGACAGCATTGAGAAGCTTACGCTGTTGGAAGCTTCTGAGCTTGTCCAAGAGCTCAAG ACGCGGTTGAATATTACGGACATTGCAATGCCCTCTGCGGCTCCCGCCGCTCCTGCGCCGGCCGCCGACGCGGAGGACGCGGCAGAGGAGAAGCCCAAAGAGAAGACGCTGTTCACCATCAAATTTACTGGTCTCGGGGTTGATACGGCCAAGGCCAAGGTCATCAAGGAAATTAAGGCTATTAACAGCACTAT GAACCTCGTGGAAGCGAAGAAGTTCGTCGAATCTGCGCCACAGACCTTGAAGGAGAATGCGACCAAGGAGGACGCAGAAAAGATCAAGGCTGCCATTGAGGCAGCTGGTGGCAAAGTTGAGCTCGCATAA